The genomic window AGCTGCCGTCCTCAGCTTCCGCCGCGTCGAGATCGGCGAGGACCGACTCCAATTGCTCAATGCCGCAGTCGATCGCTTGCACGGCCGCCTCGGGATTCTCGCGTTCCAACTGGACGAGCGCCGTCGCCTGAATGCGGTGGAACATCACGAAGGGGCGATACTGTTCGTGCATCAGGGCCCACTCTTCGGCCGGGGCGTTGGCCGAGGTGAAGTCCATGAGCTTGAGCGTATGCTCGGCGTCGTCCGCGGCTCGACCGTATTCATGGAGCGCGAGCCAGCAAATGCGACGGTGATAGAACTGGTAAAACTCGCGATCGACCTGCAGGCAACGCTGTTCGTCGAGAGCGAATCGCTCTCCCTCCTCGAAGGCGGCCGCAACGAGGTAGTCGTAGTAGCTGGGAAAGCCGTGGGGCCGGTCGCCGTCGGGTCGACCGGAGGTTTCGATTTGCAGCACGCCCATGTCGACGCGAAGCTGGAGCAACTCGCGCCCGTCGGCGCCGACGACGCGACGGACCTGCGGCTGGCCGGGCTCGAAGGCCCAGTCGGCCAGGACGCGGTCGATGTGTTGCGCGGGGCGGCGAGGCATGGAATCGCGGAGCGGGACATTGGATCTTGGAGACGGCTCCTTAATCCTATTCTACTGCGCGATCGCGGGCCATGGGGCGGCAGCGGTGCGGGTTCCGGGGGCTTGCGCTCCCCCCGTTTGCGGGCGAACAGCGGATCTGCAGCGGGGGGTCAGCCTTCGCCGCCGGTGTCGTGCATGATCGCTTCCTGGATCAGGTCGATCTCCTCGGCGTCGTGAAGATCCACGGCGTCGAGCAATTGGGCCACCTCGTCGCAGATCTCCTCGAACCGCTCGCCGCAGCAGGTGGCGAGCTCGGCGATCGCCGGCTGCATCTCTTCCAGCTTGCGGCGGAAGACGTCGTGATCTTCTTCGAGGCTCTTGATGCGCAGTTCCAGATTCGGGTTCGTCTCGGCGACGACGACCATGTACCCGTCCCGTTCCTCGAAATCCATCAGCCGAGCGAGGTGGCGTTGGAACGAGTTGAGCGTGAATTGCAGACTGGACGCCTTGCGCGGAAGGCCGATGGCCGGGGTCTTCCAGTCGAGCGTGACCCGCAGCGCCTGCTTGACGTGGTCGAGGATCTGGTGCTCCATCCAGGAGGCGCGGATTTCAGCGGCGGCGTTGGATTTGGCGGACAGCATGGTCAGGTCCTCCTTCGAATGCATGGTGCGCGCAGAGTGCGGTGACAAGGCGGCGGCGAAGCGGGCACAGGGACTCTGCCGCATCGAGTCGCGGTCGTCGACCCCCCCGAGCCGACTGGCGCCGCGAGCGGCTCCGCAGCCGAGCGCCCAGTATACTCGCCGAGTCGTCCCGCGAACTAGCGCGGGGCGATTTTTCCGGGATTGCAGCCGGTTCGAAAGGCGGGCAAGCTGCGCGGGGTTTGTCGGTCGTCCGCCGACGGGCGCTTGTCTCACTCGCCGGAATCGGGGGGACGTCGGCGATTTTGCTTTTTTTCCGACGCTTGTCGCTTCTGGTTCAGCCGGCGCTCGATCGACCCCCGCGACGGTTTGGATTTCTTGCGCGGGCGCGGCGGGGCCGCCACGGCAAGCAGCATCTGGCGCAAACGGGCGTACGCCGATCGGACGTTGGCGCCTTGGTCGCGGCTTTCGTCGGCGGCGATGACGACCTCGCCGTCCTGAGTGATGCGATTGCCGTACTTTGCGCGGAATCGCAGCAGCACGTCGGCGGGCAAATCGGCGTCGACGACCGTCCAGCGGAGGATCGCCTTGCTGTTGACCTTGTTGACGTTTTGACCGCCGGGTCCGCTGCTGCGTGCGAACGACAGCCGCAGCCGTTCGCCGGGGACGACCAATTCGTCGTTGATCACCAACGGGCGGGGCATGACGGCGACCCGCGACGCCGTGTCGGGGGACAGGGGGAAAGGGAGATCGCGACGACCGGTGCGCCGCCCGCTCGTCGCGGGAACTCAGGCGGACCGAGTTCGCATGGGAACCAGCCACTGGTCCCAGGCGGTCAGCGAGTTGCGAAGGATCGATTCGTAAGCGTCGGGCGTAATCTCGGGACCGAACAGCTTCACGTCAAAATCTCCGGCGTAGCCGGCGTCGAGCAGGCCGGAGACCATCTCGGCCAACGGCAGGGTCCCCTCTCCCAGGGGGCGCCGATCCTGGTCGACGCCGTGCGGACGGGGGCGATCCGCCAAGTGGACCAGTGCGAGATGCGGCGCCAACTCGCCTAAGTTGGCGAGCACGCCCGGGTCGTCGCCGAAGTGGTAGGCATCCATGGCCAGCTTCAGGTAGGGCGATTGGAAGGTCTCGATGAAAGCGATCGCTTCTTGCAGTTCGGTGTGAAACGTCCAGGGCCCTGCGCACGAGACGTGGACCGGCTCGATCGCCAACACCACGTCGGCGGCGACGGCGTAATCGAGCAGTTCGTCAATCGCGCTGCGGAGGAGGCGTTCGGCATGCCGAAAGGTATGGTTGTTGCGTCCGCCCGGGTAGACGACGAGGCAGCCGGCCTGCAGGGCCCCGGCGAGTTGAACGGCCCCGGCCGCATCGTCGAGGGCGTCGTAGAGTCCGCGGCCGTCGCTGCCGGTGAACCCGCCGGCCCAACTCAGATGTGAGACTTTCAGCCCGGATTCGGCGACGAGGTCGATGGCCTGGTCCTCGCCGAAGTCGCCGAGTTTTTGTCGCCAGACGCCGATCGTTTCGTAACCAGCTTCACGATACCGCCGGACGTCTTCCTCGAACGACCAACGATAAGTCGTTATTTGGTTCATCGACAAGGTCGGCATCGCAGGAGATTCTCCGCAGAAGTGAATCAATCTCGAGAACCGTCGAGGAGCGTCGGGCAAGAGCCGAAGGACGCCGCGAGAGGAGCGCAGCGCCGTTCGAGCCGGCGTCGAGTATCCTCAAACGGCTCGGGACTGTAAACGCAAGTTTTTTTCCGTATGCAATTGCGCGATGGTGCAGAACCGTTCGCGCATTGTGAGGTATTACTTGCAGCGGCTTCGGTTGATAACAATCGGAAGAGCGACCCCGTCGCATAATTCGAAAAAAATGCTATCAGGCGGGTTGTAATTTAGCGTGACGAACGCTGTATTGGGACCTTGCCGCTGGCGCCGCGGATGATAGCACCCCCCGCCGAGGCGATGCCCGACATGCCGATTCGATTGTTGATTGCTGACGACCACGAGGTCGTTCGCGCGGGCCTGTGCGCCCTGTTTGAGACGCAAAGCGATTTCGAGGTCGTCGCCGAGGCGGGCGACGGGCTGCAATGCATCGAGCAGGCTCGGCGGCATCGCCCCGATCTGGTGCTGCTCGACGTCAGGATGCCGCGCGCCGACGGATTGGCCGTGTTGTCGCGGCTGCGGGGCGAGTTGCCCGAAACGGTCGTGGTGATCTTCAGCGGGTACGACAATCCGACGTATCTCGCGCGGGCCGCTGCGTTGGGGGCGGCGGGGTATCTCGACAAAACGCTGACGAGCGAGCAGTTGCTCGGCGCGGTGCGCCAGGCCGCCCGCGGCGAGTCGCTGTGGTCGACCGAGGGGTTGCGCAAGGTGACAGGCGCCCTGACCGCCCCGCGTCTCGCTTCGGAGTTGGAGGCCCCGCTCACCCGGCGCGAAAGCGAAGTGCTGCGGCAACTGGCCAACGGTCTGAGCAATCGCGAGATCGCCCAGGCCCTGGACATCAGCTACGAGACCGTCAAAGAGCACGTGCAGCACATCCTCCGCAAGATCGGCGTCGCCGACCGGACGCAGGCGGCGGTGTGGGCCGTTCGCAAAGGGATCGTGTAGCGGTCCGCTGCGGCGATGCCGACGAAACGTCGCTCGCTTGCCACGGGGCGCGGCGTGCGGATAATGGGCCGCATGTCGACGTTCGAGATTCCCGACCTGCCGTCGCAGTTTCGCCAGCTTCTGGGCACGTGTCGCGAGCTGTACGTTTCCAGCGGAGAGCTGGCGGCGCGAGAGCACGCCCATTTGCTTCCCGAGTCGGGAGACAAGTTCGTCCAACTGATGGACGACCTCCACCAGGCGCTGGTGGTGAAGGTGTTCGTCGCCGTCTGCGAGGCCGACCGGCGGTGGAGCAAGAACGAACAGTTCCTGGCCGAGGTGCTGATCTTCCACCTTTGGAGCCAGTGGCTGTCGGAGGAGCAGATCAAAGAAGCCCTGCAGGCGATGTCGACCCAGGCGATGGGGCTCAAATGGTACGCCCTGGTGCGACCGTTCGACCAGATCGCCCCGCTGCGGAACCGGATCGCCGACGTCGAGGCGATCGTCATTCGCTTGGCGAACATCGTCGCCCGGGCCGACGGCCCGATCAAACCTCCCGAAGCGGCGCGGGTGAAGTCGATCCAGGAGGAGTTGGAATTGCACTTGCGGCAGATTCCGATCGACGAGCCGAGCGAGCACGCCGAGGCGGAGCGGGCCGGGGCGCAGGCGATTGAGAAGATCTTTTCGACCGGGGACGCGCTGCCTGCGGTTCGCAAGGAGCGCGAGAAGAATCGGGGCGGGATCGGGGCGAAGCCGGGCGGCAAGATCGCCCCGAGCGAATCCGTCGCCGAGACGACTGCCGAGAAGCCCCCTGCGGAGCGACTCGCCGACTCGCTCGCGGAACTCGACAAGCTGATCGGGCTGGACAACATCAAGGAGGAAGTCCGTACGCTGGCCAACTTCCTCAAGGTGCAGCAGAAGCGAGCCGAGGCGGGGCTTCCCAATACGAATCTCAGCCTGCACATGGTCTTCGGCGGCAATCCGGGCACGGGCAAGACCACCGTGGCCCGGATCGTCGGCAACATCTTCGGCGCGATGGGGGTGCTCAAGAAAGGGCACCTCGTCGAGACCGATCGCAGCGGTCTGGTCGCCGAGTACGCCGGCCAGACCGGGCCCAAGAGCAACAAGAAGATCGACGAGGCGCTCGACGGCGTGCTGTTCATCGACGAGGCGTACACGTTGATCGCCAGCGAGGGGGAGGATCCCTTCGGGCACGAGGCGGTGCAGACGCTGCTGAAGCGGATGGAGGACGACCGCGAACGGCTGGTCGTGATCCTGGCGGGATATCCGGTGGAGATGGCGCTGTTGTTGCGTTCGAACCCGGGGCTTTCGTCGCGATTCAGTCGGCATCTCGACTTCAAGGACTACACGCCATTGGAACTGGCGTCGATCTTCGGGCTCATGTGCGGCAAAAACCTGTACCAACTTTGCGACCGCACCCGCGGCAAGGCGATGCTGGGGTTCACCTGGATGTTTGAGCGGCGGGATCGCCACTTCGGCAACGGGCGGACGGTGCGCAATCTGTTCGAGGACGCAATCCGCCGGCAGGCGAACCGGATCGCGGAGATCACCGACCTGTCGGTCGAGCAACTGTCGACGCTCGAACCGGCTGATCTCCAGTTCGAACGCGTGCCGGCGGAGGAGTTCGCCCGGCTTGACGATCCGTCGTTGCGGTTCCACCTGTCGTGCGGCAAGTGCGAGCACGGCAAGGACGTGCCGCTGAAGTTCCTGGGACAGTCGGTGAAGTGCCCCAAGTGCGAGAACCAGTTCATCGCCGAATGGGGCGAGGCGGTCCGCGCCGACGACGGGCAAAAGCACCTCGGATGCGCCACGGAGGAAACCGTCGCGGAGCCGGGCGACAATGCCGCGGCGAGCGAGATCTGAGCCGCGGTCGCGGGCATTTGGCGATTCCGGGGGCCTCAATTAGGATGAACTGGTCGCCCCGCGGGGCGGTTCCCGCCTTGCTCAACCCGCCCCTGCACTGCTTCACCCTGCCCTATGGCCATTCCGGCGTCGCCAAGTCCTGCGCCGATTGCGACGGCAAGTTCTGCAAGCGCGGAGGATGCTGCGGCCGACGCGCCCGCGACTTCTCGGCTGCGTCGCGCGGCTGCTTCGCCCGGGGCGCGGCGGGGGGGGCTCGCCCTGGTCGACCAGGCGGTCGCCAGCGCGACGAACTTTCTGACGATGGTGCTCATCGGACGGTACTGCGGCGAGGAGTCGCCGGGCATCTACGCGTTGTGCATTTCGATCGTCGTGTTCGTCAGCGTGCTGCAGGACCGGTGCCTGGCGACCTCGTACATGGTGTTCATCCACAACAAGCTCCCGGACGAACGGGGGCGGTTCTTGGGGAGCACGCTTGTTCATCTGGGGCTGACCACGTTGGCGGCGTGCGTCGCGCTGGCGGGCTATGCCGGTTGGTTGGCGGCGCGCGGCGCCCGACCCGAGATGGCCCAGGCGGTGCTCGTGCTGACCGTCGCGGCTCCCTCGTTTTTGCTGCGGGATTTTCTGCGCTCGGTGGCGTTTGCGCACATGCAGATGATCTCGGCCCTGACGGGGGACGCGATCGTGTTCGTGATCCAGATCGGGGCCCTGGCGACGTTGGCTTGGACGGGGCTGCTCGACGTGCCGGCCGTGTTCGCGTGGATGGGATTGGCGACTGCGGCGAGCTGCGTCGCCTGGGCGGTCGCCAAGCCGTTGCCGGTGGCGTTGGATCGCGGCCGTCTTGCGGCCGACTGGCACGAGCATTGGGGCTATTCGCGCTGGTTGGTTGCGGGGCGGTTGGCCGGCAACTTCAGCCGCTTCGCCATGCCGTGGATCGTCGTCTGGTTGGCCGACGTGGCGACGGTCAGCCAGTTGTCGGTTTGCAGCACACTGGTAGGAATCTCGTGGTTGTTCATTCGCGGAGTGACGAATTACCTGCGGCCGCTGACAATCGGGGCGTACGCCCACGGGGGCGCGGGGCCGATGTTGCGGGTCATGTGGCAAGGGATCGGGCTGTTCGTCGTCACGCTGGGGACGATCGCCGTCGCGTTGTGGTTCGTCGGCGGCTGGCTGTTGGCGACCGTGTTCAAGCCGGAGTACGCCGTGGCGGGGCCCGCCCTGGCGGTGCTGGGGCTGGGGTCGGCGATCACGGCCGTGGGGATGACCGTCTCGAACGCCTTGTCTGCGGTGCATGACACGCGGAGCCAGTTCTGGGGCGAGATGATCACGATGGTCGTCACGCTGGCCACGGCCGTGCCGTTGGTGCACGCATTCGGAGTGACGGGCGCCGCGTGGTCGCTGCTCGCAGGGGTGGCGGCGAGTCTGGTCTACATGGGCGCGGCGCTGGCGGGCGATCTGCGGCGTCTGCCGCAGCCATCGGCCTGACGCGGACCGCGCAGTCGCTCAACTGGGCGAATCTTGCTTGGCTCGGATGGGCAGCCCCGGGCGAATGTGGTAGCTTGCCGCCTCGTCGCCGACGTTGGTCGGCGCTGCCGCACCTCGCTCGTCTCCTTCGCCCGCTTATGCGTCGTCTTCTGCAGAAACTGCGCATCGGCGCCCGGATCGTCGCGTTCGTGCTGGTGACGATCGCTTGTTGGACCGGAATGGAATTGGCGTTCGCCACGCGCGGCAAGCGGACGAAGCTGAGCGTCGTCAATTGCTGGGTCCCGCGGTGGGCGGGAAGCTTGCTGCGGGTGTTTGGGGTGAAGACCGCGGTCCGCGGGTTGGAAGCGTTTCCTCGCGGGCTGTACCCAGGCGCGGCGACCGACGGCGTAGGGCGGATTTTCGTGCTCAATCATCGCAGCGCGCTGGACATCGCGGTGGCGATGACGACGACCGAGGCGCATGTCATCAGCCGGCATGACGTGGCGAATTGGCCGCTCATCGGGCCCGGGGCCCGGCGGATCGGCACCTTGTTCGTCAATCGGGCTGAGCGCAAGAGCGGGGCCGAGGTGCTCAAAGAAGTCGACGCGTCGCTGGCCCGCGGCGAAGGGGTGGCGATGTTCCCCGAGGGGACCGCGTTCGCCGGCGACGACGTGCGGCCGTTCCGCCCGGGGGCGTTCAAAGCGGCCCAGCGGGCCGGCGCCGAGATCGTGCCGATCGGCATTGCGTACGATCACGCCGACGCTTGTTACGTCGACGAATCGTTTATGGGCCACCTGAAGCGGGTGGCGGGGATGAAGCACATCCTCGCCGCGGTCGAGGTGGGCGAGCCAGTTCAAGCCCGCGATCGCGATCCGAACGAGGTCAAAGACGAAGTTCACGCCGCGGTGACGAGACTGGTGGGTCGAGCCCGGTCGCGCTTGGGGCAGACCGCTCAGACCGAGTCGCAGGTCTTCCGCGCCACGTACAATTAGCGCTTTGGCACAGCCTAAAGAACTCAAGCGAACAAAGCACGCGGCTGCACGCTCCGGTTTGCTCAAGCGGGCAGCGGCGTCCACGAATCGCGGAGCGTGACGACGCGATTGAAGACCGGGGCCCCTGGATCGCTGTCGAGCGGGTCGACGTAGAAGTAGCCGATCCGCTCGAACTGGAAGCGCGCCCCCGGTTTCGCGGCGGCGAGCGACGGCTCAAGCTTCGCATCGCGGAGCACCTCGACCGAGCCGGGGT from Pirellulales bacterium includes these protein-coding regions:
- a CDS encoding sugar phosphate isomerase/epimerase, with protein sequence MNQITTYRWSFEEDVRRYREAGYETIGVWRQKLGDFGEDQAIDLVAESGLKVSHLSWAGGFTGSDGRGLYDALDDAAGAVQLAGALQAGCLVVYPGGRNNHTFRHAERLLRSAIDELLDYAVAADVVLAIEPVHVSCAGPWTFHTELQEAIAFIETFQSPYLKLAMDAYHFGDDPGVLANLGELAPHLALVHLADRPRPHGVDQDRRPLGEGTLPLAEMVSGLLDAGYAGDFDVKLFGPEITPDAYESILRNSLTAWDQWLVPMRTRSA
- a CDS encoding hemerythrin domain-containing protein, which encodes MLSAKSNAAAEIRASWMEHQILDHVKQALRVTLDWKTPAIGLPRKASSLQFTLNSFQRHLARLMDFEERDGYMVVVAETNPNLELRIKSLEEDHDVFRRKLEEMQPAIAELATCCGERFEEICDEVAQLLDAVDLHDAEEIDLIQEAIMHDTGGEG
- a CDS encoding response regulator transcription factor produces the protein MPIRLLIADDHEVVRAGLCALFETQSDFEVVAEAGDGLQCIEQARRHRPDLVLLDVRMPRADGLAVLSRLRGELPETVVVIFSGYDNPTYLARAAALGAAGYLDKTLTSEQLLGAVRQAARGESLWSTEGLRKVTGALTAPRLASELEAPLTRRESEVLRQLANGLSNREIAQALDISYETVKEHVQHILRKIGVADRTQAAVWAVRKGIV
- a CDS encoding UvrB/UvrC motif-containing protein, whose amino-acid sequence is MPRRPAQHIDRVLADWAFEPGQPQVRRVVGADGRELLQLRVDMGVLQIETSGRPDGDRPHGFPSYYDYLVAAAFEEGERFALDEQRCLQVDREFYQFYHRRICWLALHEYGRAADDAEHTLKLMDFTSANAPAEEWALMHEQYRPFVMFHRIQATALVQLERENPEAAVQAIDCGIEQLESVLADLDAAEAEDGSFIEKLQEMRVSISTHYELGPSLAEQLARAIAAEQYERAAELRDRIARRADGA
- a CDS encoding 1-acyl-sn-glycerol-3-phosphate acyltransferase, whose amino-acid sequence is MRRLLQKLRIGARIVAFVLVTIACWTGMELAFATRGKRTKLSVVNCWVPRWAGSLLRVFGVKTAVRGLEAFPRGLYPGAATDGVGRIFVLNHRSALDIAVAMTTTEAHVISRHDVANWPLIGPGARRIGTLFVNRAERKSGAEVLKEVDASLARGEGVAMFPEGTAFAGDDVRPFRPGAFKAAQRAGAEIVPIGIAYDHADACYVDESFMGHLKRVAGMKHILAAVEVGEPVQARDRDPNEVKDEVHAAVTRLVGRARSRLGQTAQTESQVFRATYN
- a CDS encoding AAA family ATPase → MPTKRRSLATGRGVRIMGRMSTFEIPDLPSQFRQLLGTCRELYVSSGELAAREHAHLLPESGDKFVQLMDDLHQALVVKVFVAVCEADRRWSKNEQFLAEVLIFHLWSQWLSEEQIKEALQAMSTQAMGLKWYALVRPFDQIAPLRNRIADVEAIVIRLANIVARADGPIKPPEAARVKSIQEELELHLRQIPIDEPSEHAEAERAGAQAIEKIFSTGDALPAVRKEREKNRGGIGAKPGGKIAPSESVAETTAEKPPAERLADSLAELDKLIGLDNIKEEVRTLANFLKVQQKRAEAGLPNTNLSLHMVFGGNPGTGKTTVARIVGNIFGAMGVLKKGHLVETDRSGLVAEYAGQTGPKSNKKIDEALDGVLFIDEAYTLIASEGEDPFGHEAVQTLLKRMEDDRERLVVILAGYPVEMALLLRSNPGLSSRFSRHLDFKDYTPLELASIFGLMCGKNLYQLCDRTRGKAMLGFTWMFERRDRHFGNGRTVRNLFEDAIRRQANRIAEITDLSVEQLSTLEPADLQFERVPAEEFARLDDPSLRFHLSCGKCEHGKDVPLKFLGQSVKCPKCENQFIAEWGEAVRADDGQKHLGCATEETVAEPGDNAAASEI
- the arfB gene encoding aminoacyl-tRNA hydrolase — translated: MPRPLVINDELVVPGERLRLSFARSSGPGGQNVNKVNSKAILRWTVVDADLPADVLLRFRAKYGNRITQDGEVVIAADESRDQGANVRSAYARLRQMLLAVAAPPRPRKKSKPSRGSIERRLNQKRQASEKKQNRRRPPDSGE
- a CDS encoding lipopolysaccharide biosynthesis protein is translated as MAIPASPSPAPIATASSASAEDAAADAPATSRLRRAAASPGARRGGLALVDQAVASATNFLTMVLIGRYCGEESPGIYALCISIVVFVSVLQDRCLATSYMVFIHNKLPDERGRFLGSTLVHLGLTTLAACVALAGYAGWLAARGARPEMAQAVLVLTVAAPSFLLRDFLRSVAFAHMQMISALTGDAIVFVIQIGALATLAWTGLLDVPAVFAWMGLATAASCVAWAVAKPLPVALDRGRLAADWHEHWGYSRWLVAGRLAGNFSRFAMPWIVVWLADVATVSQLSVCSTLVGISWLFIRGVTNYLRPLTIGAYAHGGAGPMLRVMWQGIGLFVVTLGTIAVALWFVGGWLLATVFKPEYAVAGPALAVLGLGSAITAVGMTVSNALSAVHDTRSQFWGEMITMVVTLATAVPLVHAFGVTGAAWSLLAGVAASLVYMGAALAGDLRRLPQPSA